Sequence from the Leptospira johnsonii genome:
AAAGATACCGGTTGGAAATGGGAGCAAAAATTCGACGAGAAGAAGATCAACCCTAATGGTGGATCTATCGCGATCGGTCACCCATTCGGAGCTACTGGTATCCGTTTGGTAAGCAACGCGATCATGGATCTTCAAGAAGATCCTAAAGCTAAAAAAGTGGTTCTCACTGCTTGTGCTCACGGTGGAATTGCAGGAGCAATGCTCATTGAAAGATTCGAAGGTTAATTCTTAGCTTTTTGAATTGTATCCAAGCCCCGGGGAAGGAAACTTCTTCGGGGTTTTTTATTTCTTTGTTTGTACGGATTTGTTTTAGTCGCTCGGAATTTATTTTACTTTCAATGTTTCGTTTTTTATGGTCTAAATAGTGTATATGCACCAATGAAAATTTTCGGAATTAAATCGGGAGAAAAACGATGAAACTCGAAACTAAACTCGCAATTTGCACACCTCTTAGGACTCCGTTCGCGCAGATCGCAAAAGGATTGGGAGCTTACCCAGCTCATCACTTAGGAAAGATCGTAGCGGAAAGTATCATTCAGAAAAGCGGGATCAAAAAAGAAGAAATAGACGGTATCATAGTGGGAGAAGGGTTTCCAAGTTCTCCGAATCCTGCCCGCGTAATCGCAAATCTGATCGGGCTCAGGGATGAAATTCCTTCCATCACTCTTTCCAATAATTGTGTATCCGGATTGGAAGCTGTCTCGGAGGCAGCAAGAAGGATTATCTTGGGAGAAGGAGAAGTATTTCTCGTGATAGGGGAAGAGTCCCAGACGGACATGCCCTTTATCGTAAAAAACGCAAGATTGAATAAGAAAACCGGATCATTAGAGAAATTGAATAAACTTCTGCCTGATAATCTTCCTGAAGGCGTAGAGCTGAGAGACACTCTGGAAGACGGTTTGGATGATGGAGAGAATTCTTACGGCATGCAGGTCACCGCAGAGATACTTGCACAGAATTATGAACTGTCTCGTGAGATTACTGATAAGGTTGCATTCGAATCATTTAAACGTACTTACGACGCTTCTATGGCAGGAAAATATGAGTCGTTTATCATTCCTGTAAAAGACCAAGAAGGTAACATGTTAAAAATTGACGAAGCAGTGGAACTCAGAAAAGGTCTCGTAGAAAATCCAAGCCGTATGGGAAGAGCGATGCTTCTTTTTGATAATCCTCAGAGTAAGTTCGAAGACTTTAAGAAAAAATACGGCAAAGATCTGAAGAAAACTCATGGACCTACTGTTTCTATCTTCAATGCAAGTCCTCGTTCAGATGGGGCCGCGGGGGTGATCATTACCACTGTCGAAAAGGCAAATGCTCTAGGATTAAAGATAGA
This genomic interval carries:
- a CDS encoding thiolase family protein, encoding MKLETKLAICTPLRTPFAQIAKGLGAYPAHHLGKIVAESIIQKSGIKKEEIDGIIVGEGFPSSPNPARVIANLIGLRDEIPSITLSNNCVSGLEAVSEAARRIILGEGEVFLVIGEESQTDMPFIVKNARLNKKTGSLEKLNKLLPDNLPEGVELRDTLEDGLDDGENSYGMQVTAEILAQNYELSREITDKVAFESFKRTYDASMAGKYESFIIPVKDQEGNMLKIDEAVELRKGLVENPSRMGRAMLLFDNPQSKFEDFKKKYGKDLKKTHGPTVSIFNASPRSDGAAGVIITTVEKANALGLKIEGLLSGWRMKGVHPNLMGLGQAVATEGLLEDLQLKLEDMDYIEIHEAYAATAVAAMEQLKMDTGWDWEKKFDEKKINPNGGSIAIGHPFGATGVRLVNNAIMDLQEDPNANKVLLTACAHGGIAGSMLIERYKG